One window of the Prionailurus bengalensis isolate Pbe53 chromosome E1, Fcat_Pben_1.1_paternal_pri, whole genome shotgun sequence genome contains the following:
- the ATP2A3 gene encoding sarcoplasmic/endoplasmic reticulum calcium ATPase 3 isoform X1, which produces MEAAHLLSAADVLRRFSVTVEGGLRPEQVTSARERYGPNELPTEEGKSLWELVLEQFEDLLVRILLLAALVSFVLAWFEEGEETTTAFVEPLVIMLILVANAIVGVWQERNAESAIEALKEYEPEMGKVIRSDRKGVQRVRARDIVPGDIVEVAVGDKVPADLRLLEIKSTTLRVDQSILTGESVSVTKHTDAILDPRAVNQDKKNMLFSGTNIASGKALGVAVATGLHTELGKIRSQMAAVEPERTPLQHKLDEFGRQLSRAISVICVAVWVINISHFADPAHGGSWLRGAVYYFKIAVALAVAAIPEGLPAVITTCLALGTRRMARKNAIVRSLPSVETLGCTSVICSDKTGTLTTNQMSVCRMFVVAEAEASSCRLHEFTISGTTYAPEGEVRQAEQLVRCGQFDGLVELATICALCNDSALDYNEAKGVYEKVGEATETALTCLVEKMNVFDTNLQALSRVERASACNAVIKQLMRKEFTLEFSRDRKSMSVYCTPTRPGLAAQGSKMFVKGAPESVIERCSSVRVGSRTVPLNATSREQILAKIRDWGSGSDTLRCLALATRDAPPRKEDMQLDDCSKFAQYEMDLTFVGCVGMLDPPRPEVAACIARCHQAGIRVVMITGDNKGTAVAICRRLGIFKDTEDVVGKAYTGREFDDLSPEQQRQACRTACCFARVEPAHKSRIVENLQSFNEITAMTGDGVNDAPALKKAEIGIAMGSGTAVAKSAAEMVLSDDNFASIVAAVEEGRAIYNNMKQFIRYLISSNVGEVVCIFLTAILGLPEALIPVQLLWVNLVTDGLPATALGFNPPDLDIMEKLPRNPREALISGWLFFRYLAIGVYVGLATVAAATWWFLYDAEGPHVTFYQLRNFLKCSEDNPLFADIDCEVFESRFPTTMALSVLVTIEMCNALNSVSENQSLLRMPPWLNPWLLAAVAMSMALHFLILLVPPLPLIFQVTPLSGRQWVVVLQISLPVILLDEALKYLSRNHVDEEKDKK; this is translated from the exons ATGGAGGCGGCGCACCTGCTCTCGGCAGCCGACGTGCTGCGCCGCTTCTCGGTGACGGTCGAGGGCGGCCTGAGGCCAGAGCAGGTGACTAGCGCCCGAGAGCGCTACGGCCCCAACG AGCTCCCAACTGAAGAAG GGAAGTCCCTGTGGGAGCTGGTGCTGGAGCAGTTTGAAGACCTCCTGGTGCGCATCCTGCTGTTGGCTGCCCTGGTCTCCTTC GTCCTGGCCTGGTTTGAGGAGGGCGAGGAGACCACAACAGCCTTCGTGGAGCCTCTGGTCATCATGCTGATCCTCGTGGCCAATGCCATCGTGGGCGTATGGCAG GAACGCAATGCTGAGAGTGCCATTGAGGCCCTGAAAGAGTATGAGCCTGAGATGGGTAAGGTGATCCGCTCGGACCGCAAGGGCGTGCAGAGGGTCCGCGCCCGGGACATCGTCCCTGGAGACATCGTGGAAGTAGCAG TGGGAGACAAAGTGCCCGCTGACCTCCGCCTCCTCGAGATCAAGTCCACCACTCTGAGAGTGGACCAGTCCATCCTGACAG GTGAATCTGTGTCTGTGACCAAACACACAGATGCTATCCTGGATCCCAGAGCTGTGAACCAGGACAAGAAGAACATGCTATTCTCT GGTACCAACATCGCATCGGGCAAGGCACTGGGGGTGGCAGTGGCCACAGGCCTGCACACAGAGCTGGGTAAGATCCGGAGTCAGATGGCGGCAGTGGAGCCAGAGCGGACACCGCTGCAGCACAAGCTGGATGAGTTCGGGCGGCAGCTGTCCCGTGCCATCTCTGTGATCTGTGTGGCCGTGTGGGTCATCAACATCAGCCACTTCGCTGACCCAGCCCATGGTGGCTCCTGGCTTCGTGGTGCCGTCTACTACTTCAAGATTGCCGTGGCTCTGGCTGTGGCTGCCATCCCTGAGGGCCTCCCAGCTGTTATCACTACATGCCTGGCTCTGGGCACACGGCGCATGGCACGCAAGAATGCCATTGTGCGGAGTCTGCCCTCTGTGGAGACGCTGGGCTGCACCTCGGTCATCTGCTCCGACAAGACAGGCACACTCACCACCAATCAGATGTCTGTCTGCCGG ATGTTCGTGGTAGCCGAAGCTGAAGCAAGCTCCTGCCGTTTGCACGAGTTCACCATCTCCGGCACCACTTACGCCCCGGAGGGCGAAGT GAGGCAGGCGGAGCAGCTCGTGCGCTGTGGGCAGTTCGATGGGCTGGTGGAGCTGGCGACAATCTGTGCCCTGTGCAACGACTCAGCGCTGGACTACAATGAG GCTAAGGGCGTATATGAGAAAGTGGGAGAGGCCACGGAGACAGCCCTGACTTGCCTGGTGGAGAAAATGAACGTGTTTGACACCAACCTCCAGGCCCTGTCCCGAGTGGAACGAGCCAGTGCCTGCAATGCG GTCATCAAGCAGCTGATGCGGAAGGAGTTTACTTTGGAGTTCTCCCGGGACCGGAAGTCCATGTCAGTGTACTGCACGCCCACTCGCCCTGGCCTGGCAGCCCAGGGCAGCAAGATGTTTGTGAAG GGGGCTCCTGAGAGTGTGATCGAGCGCTGCAGCTCAGTCCGAGTGGGAAGCCGCACAGTACCCCTGAACGCCACCTCCAGGGAGCAGATCCTCGCCAAGATCCGGGATTGGGGCTCCGGCTCAGACACACTGCGTTGCCTGGCACTGGCCACTCGGGATGCACCCCCAAGGAAGGAGGACATGCAGCTGGATGACTGCAGCAAATTTGCGCAGTACGAG ATGGACCTGACTTTTGTGGGCTGCGTGGGCATGCTGGACCCTCCAAGGCCCGAGGTGGCTGCTTGCATCGCACGCTGCCACCAGGCCGGCATCCGTGTGGTCATGATCACAGGGGACAACAAAGGCACAGCTGTGGCCATCTGCCGCCGGCTTGGCATCTTCAAGGACACAGAGGATGTGGTGGGCAAGGCCTACACGGGTCGCGAATTCGATGACCTCAGCCCTGAGCAGCAACGCCAGGCCTGCCGCACAGCGTGCTGCTTCGCCCGTGTGGAACCTGCACACAAGTCCCGAATTGTAGAGAACCTACAGTCCTTCAATGAGATCACCGCCATG ACTGGAGACGGGGTGAATGATGCCCCGGCTCTGAAGAAAGCAGAGATTGGCATTGCCATGGGCTCCGGCACAGCTGTGGCCAAGTCGGCAGCTGAGATGGTGCTGTCAGATGACAACTTTGCCTCAATTGTGGCTGCAGTGGAGGAGGGCCGGGCCATCTACAACAACATGAAGCAATTCATCCGCTACCTCATCTCCTCCAATGTCGGCGAGGTTGTCTG CATCTTCCTCACGGCAATTCTGGGCCTGCCGGAAGCCCTGATCCCTGTGCAGCTGCTCTGGGTGAACCTGGTGACGGATGGCTTACCTGCCACAGCCCTGGGTTTCAACCCACCAGACCTGGACATCATGGAGAAGCTGCCCCGGAACCCTCGTGAGGCCCTCATCAGTGGCTGGCTCTTTTTTCGATATCTGGCTATTGGAG TGTACGTAGGCCTGGCCACGGTGGCTGCCGCCACCTGGTGGTTCCTATATGATGCCGAGGGACCTCACGTCACCTTCTACCAGCTG AGGAACTTCCTGAAGTGCTCCGAGGACAACCCACTCTTTGCTGACATTGACTGCGAGGTCTTCGAGTCACGCTTCCCCACAACCATGGCCTTGTCTGTGCTGGTGACCATTGAAATGTGCAATGCCCTCAACAG TGTCTCGGAGAACCAGTCGCTGCTGCGGATGCCACCCTGGCTGAACCCTTGGCTGCTGGCAGCTGTGGCCATGTCCATGGCCCTGCACTTCCTCATCCTGCTGGTGCCACCCCTGCCC cttaTTTTCCAGGTGACCCCACTGAGTGGGCGCCAGTGGGTAGTGGTGCTCCAGATATCTCTGCCTGTCATCCTGCTTGATGAGGCCCTCAAGTACCTGTCCCGGAACCACGTGGATG